The DNA region GTTACTGCTGCAGGCCCGGGTACAGCGGGAACACCGAGGTGAGCTTCGTCACGCGCTCCCGGAGGCCGGCGACGTCGGCGCCGGGCTTCAGCGTCTCGGCGATGATGTCGGCCACCTCGACGAACTCGGCGTCACCGAAACCGCGGGTGGCGAGGGCGGGCGTTCCGATGCGGAGGCCCGAGGTCACCATCGGCGGGCGCGGGTCGAACGGGACGGCGTTGCGGTTGACCGTGATGAGCACCTCGTGCAGGAGGTCTTCGGCCTGCTGGCCGTCGAGCGGCGAGTTGCGGAGGTCGGCGAGCACCAGGTGCACATCCGTTCCCCCGGTGAGAACGTCGACTCCCCCGGCGCGCGAGTCGTCGGCGGTGAGGCGCTCGGCGAGGATCTGCGCACCGCGGATGGTGCGAGCCTGGCGGTCCCTGAAGTCGTCGGACGCAGCGATCTTGAACGCCGTGGCCTTAGCGGCGATGACGTGCATGAGGGGGCCGCCCTGCTGGCCGGGGAAGACGTTGGAGTTCAGCTTCTTGGCCAGCTCCATGTCGCGCGACAGGATGAAGCCCGAGCGCGGTCCGCCGATGGTCTTGTGCACCGTCGAGGACACGACGTCCGCGAAGGGCACGGGCGACGGGTGCAGGCCGGCTGCCACGAGTCCGGCGAAGTGCGCCATGTCGACCCAGAGCTTGGCGCCGACCTCGTCGGCGATGGCACGGAAGGCCGCGAAGTCGAGGTGACGGGGGTAGGCGCTCCAGCCCGCGATGATGACCTGCGGGCGGTGCTCGAGGGCCTTGTCGCGAACGACGTCCATGTCGACGAGGAACGTCTCGGGGTCGACGCCGTAGGACACGGCGTTGTAGAGCTTGCCCGAGAAGTTGAGCTTCATGCCGTGGGTGAGGTGCCCGCCGTGCGCCAGCTCGAGACCGAGGATGGTGTCGCCGGGCGTGGCGATGGCCGAGAGCACCGCTGCGTTGGCCGTGGCGCCCGAGTGCGGCTGCACGTTCGCGTACTCGGCGCCGAACAGGCTCTTCGCCCGCTCGATGGCCAGAGACTCCGCGATGTCGACGTACTCGCAGCCGCCGTAATACCGACGGCCGGGGTAGCCCTCCGCGTACTTGTTGGTGAGCACCGACCCCTGCGACTGGAGCACCGAGACGGGAACGAAGTTCTCGCTGGCGATCATCTCGAGGTAGTCGCGCTGACGACCGAGCTCGAGCTCGAGCACCTCGGCGATCTCGGGATCGACCTCGGACAGAGGGGCGTTGAGAATTGACTGCGAGTTGGCGTAATCAGACACTGGCGTCTCCTTGCGGAATCGGTGAACTAAGGGGTTCGTGTCGTGGCCCAGGCGAACGGCCACCAACCGATTCTCATCGCTCCCCGATGGTCACCCATCCGAACGCCAGTTGCGACCCGATCAGAGTAGCAGCAGCATCCCCGTCCGCGCTCTTGTGTGTTAGTTAGGACTCCTGACATACTCGCTGGACATCGCGACGATGCATCGAGGAGGGGCATGCGCAGGCGCCGGACGGTGTTCGCCCTCGTCGCGGCCACCGTCGTGCTCGCCGCCGGAGCCGCCGGCACGACGCTGGCCATCGCCGCCCTGAGAGAACCCGAGGTGACCTTGCCGCAGATCGTTCCCCAACCCGTCTCCCTCGTCGCCCGCGACGGCGAACCGTTCGAGCTCACCGGTGGCAGCCGCATCGTCGTCGACGGTCCCGGCGCCGCAGCCGTCGCAGAGCACCTCGCCACAGCCTTCCGCGTCTCGACGGGGTTCGAGCTTCCCGTCGTCGAGCTGGCGGATGAGACTTCGGATGCGGCCCCAGCTGCCGCATCCGACATCACCCTCGCCATCGCCGCCGGCACGGCTCCGGCCGGCCACGAGCAGGAGGGGTACGCCCTCGAGACCGATTCTGCCGGCGCCAGCCTCCGCGCAGACACCGCCGAGGGACTGTTCCGTGGCGTGCAGACCCTGCGCCAGCTCTTCCCCGCCGCCATCGAGTCGAGGAAGAGGGTCGATGATCTCGGAACCCGCTGGCTCGCGGCATCCGTCGACATCACCGACCATCCCCGCTTCGCCTACCGGGGAGCGATGCTCGACGTCGCCAGGCACTTCTTCGACGTGGCCGACGTGAAGCGCTACATCGACGACATCGCCCTGCTCAAGACCAATCACCTGCACCTGCACCTCACCGACGACCAGGGCTGGCGCATCGAGATCGACGGCTGGCCGAAGCTCACCGAGATCGGCGGAACGAGTTCCGTGAACGACGAACGAGGCGGCTTCTACACGAAAGCCGAGTATGCGCAGATCGTCGCCTACGCCTCGGACCGCTTCATCACGATCGTTCCCGAGATCGACCTGCCCGGGCACACGAACGCCGCCCTGGCCGCCTACCCGGAGCTCACCTGCACCGGTCAGGCTCCCCCGCTCTACACGGGCATCGAGGTCGGCTTCAGCTCGGTCTGCATCAACTCCGAGGAGACCTACCGCTTCGTCTCCGACGTCGTCCGCCAGATGGCCGCCATGACGCCGGGTCCCTACCTCCATCTCGGCGGCGACGAGTCGCTGTCCACCCCCGAGGCGGACTTCGTGAGATTCATCGAGCGGGTGACGACGGATGCCGCCCTGACGGGCAAGACGATCATCGGCTGGCACGAGATGGGCGCCGCGACGGCCATGCCGAACGGAACGATCGGTCAGTACTGGAGTTTCACCCGCCCGCAGGATGGCGCAGAGGACGAGACCATGACCTTCGTGCGGGGAGGCGGCCGGGTCATCCTCTCGCCGGCCGACGTCGCCTATCTCGACATGGTCTACGAGACGGGCACCGAATTCGGCCAGGCCTGGGCGCAGGGGCCGACCTCGGTGCGCGAGTCCTACGGCTGGAAGCCCACGCGCATCATCGACGGAGTGGGCGAGGAGGAGATCCTCGGAATCGAGGCACCGATCTGGACCGAGACCATGCATCGTATGCAGGATGTGGAATACATGGCGTTCCCCCGCCTCGCGGCGATCATGGAGATCGCGTGGTCGCCGAGAGCCGAGCACGACCAGCACGACTTCGAGAGCTTCGGGCCGCGTGCAGTCGCCTTCGCGGAACGTCTCGAAGCTGCCGGCATCGGGTACCACCGCGCGCCCGATCTGCCCTGGACGGATGCCGCCCAGTAGCCTGAGCGCTGTGGAGAGAGTGGACGAACGCGCTGCCGGCCCCGGCGTGCTGCGCCCGGAGGACGGCGAGGCCGCTCACCGTGTCGCCTTCATCGAGGTGTTCTTCGACGTCGTCTTCATCTTCGCCTTCACGCAGCTCTCGAAGCTGTTCCTGGCGGAGCCGAACCCCATCGGCCTGCTCGAGACCGTCGTGCTCACGGCGGCCATCTGGTGGATCTGGGTCGACACCACCTGGGTGACGAACTGGCTGAACCCCGAGAAGTGGCCGGTGCGTGCGCTGCTCCTGGTGCTGATGGCGCTCGGCCTCACGCTCTCCAGTTCTCTCCCCCACGCCTTCGACACCGCCGTCGGCGGCGCCGTCTTCGCCGTCGGCATCGTGCTCATCGGGCTGGTGCGCACCACCTTCGCCATCGTCGCGTTCCGCATCCACCGGCCAGACAACGCCCGCAACTTCGTGCGCATCCTGGTGTGGACCGGCGCCGGCGGTCTGCTCTGGCTGCTGGGCGGCTTCGGTCCGGCCGAGGTGCGCGTCTGGATCTGGGTCGCCGCCCTGGCCCTCGCCTTCCTCGGACCACTGATCAGGTACCGCGTGCCCGGTCTGGGCGGAACCCCGGCCGAGACCTGGGACGTGAGCGGCGAGCACATGAACGAACGCGTCGGCCTGTTCTTCATCATCGCCATCGGCGAGTCCATCATCGTCACCGGCACGGTGTTCGCCGGCGAGGAGCTGAGCGGCGACTCCATCGGCGGCTATCTCGCGGCCTTCATCGGCTCCGTACTGCTCTGGATGCTCTTCTTCAACCACGGCGAGCGCGGTGGCCGGGAGCGTATGGAGGAGGCGTCCAAGACGGGCATCGTGGCCCGCAATGCCTACACGATCGTGCCCGTCGTCATGGTGATCGGCGTCGTGCTCACGGCCGTGGCCGACGAGCTCGTGATCCTGCATCCGCACGAGATGGAGCATCCGTCGACCGCCTGGCTCATCTGCGGCGGACCGGCCGTCTACGTGCTCGGCAACCTGTTGTTCAAGCGTGCAGTCGGGATGCCCTGGCTGGTGTCGCATCTCGCCGCCATCGGCGCACTCGTCGTGCTGGGCGTCATCGGAGTGGGGATCACCCCGGTGAGCCTCAGCTTCGCGGTGAACGGAGTGCTCGCCGTCGTCGTGCTCGCCGACGAATGGAGCTACCGGAGCAGCCTGCGCCGCGCCGTCGAGAGCGCGGCGCACCGCTAGCCTGATGCACTGACCCCACCGATCGGAAGGCGAACGGATGCCGCGCACGCGCTTCACCAGCAACCTGCTGCGTCCCACGACCGGCGACGAGTCCCACCGCGTCACCTTCGTCGAGCTGTTCTTCGACCTCGTCTTCGTGTTCGCGATCACGCAGCTCTCGCACAGCCTCATCGATGAACCCACGCTGCTGCGCTTCGCCGAGGTGCTCATCCTGGTGGGCGCGGTGTGGTGGGCCTGGGTCGACACGACCTGGGTCGCCAACTGGCTGAACCCCGAGCGCGGCGCCGTGCGAGCCATGCTCATCGTGCTCATGCTGTTCGGCCTGCTCATGTCGAGCGCCATCCCCGAGGCCTTCACCGACAAGGGCTGGCTGTTCGCGATCGCCTTCGTGGCGATGCAGCTCAGCCGCACCACCTTCGCCTACTTCTCCTTCGTCGAGCAGGGCAGGCGGGAGAACGCGCTCAACGTCGTGCGCATCATCACCTGGTACGTGACGTCCGGCGCCCTGTGGATCACGGGCGGCTTCGCCGAGCCCGAGCAGCGCATCTGGATCTGGGTCATAGCCCTGGCCATCGAGTGCCTCGGCCCCGCCGCCAGGTTCTGGGTGCCCGGCATGGGCAAGTCTCCGATGGAGACGTGGGAGGTCTCGGGCGAGCACATGGCCGAGCGCGTCGGCCTGTTCTTCATCATCGCGCTCGGCGAGTCCATCATCGTGACGGGGTCGGTGTTCTCGGCCCAGCCGGTCTCGTGGGAGGGATTGGCCGCGCTCCTCGCGGCGTTCGTCGGCACGGTGCTGCTGTGGCTGCTCTACTTCGCGCACGGGGAGCGCAGCGGTTCCGCCTACATCACCGGAGCCGAGTCCAGTGGCAGCATCGCCCGTGCCACCTACACCTACATCCCGATCCTCATGGTGATCGGCATCGTGCTCACAGCGGTCGGCGACGACCTCGTGCTGGCGCATCCGTTCGGTCATCACGGCGAGACCGGTACCGGGACGGCCGCGATCATCACCGGAGGCGCCGCCATCTACCTGTTCGGCACCACGCTGTTCAAGCGCTCGGTCGGAGGCCCGTGGCTGCTCCCCCACCTGCTCGGCGTCGTCGCCCTCGCCGTGCTGTTCGGGTTCGCCGGGCTTCTCAACCCTCTTGCGCTCACCTGGCTGGTGAATGTGGTGCTGCTGACCGTGGTCGTCATCGACGAGTGGCGCTACAGCCGCATGGTCGCATCCGAGGCCATGCAGCTGGAGTAGGCGCCAGGCTCCGGTCTCCGTTCCCCTCGATGACTACTTGACACTGCCGGCGGTCAGGCCGCCGACGAGCCGCTTCTCGATCAGCATGAACAGCACCACCACGGGGATGATCGCGACGACCGAGACGCCGAAGACGTAGTGCCAACTGGTCTCGTACTGTCCGACGAACTTCGTCAGGGCCACGGAGAGCGGCTGGTTTCCTGCTGTCGAGAGGATCACGAGCGAGGCGGCGAATTCGTTCCAGCAGGCCACGAAGGTGAAGACGATGGCCGTCACGATGCCGGGCCAGACGAGCGGCAGGTTGATGCGGAACAGCACGGTGAGCCGGCCGGCTCCGTCGATCTGCGCCGCTTCGTCGATCTCCTTGGGAACACCCGCGAAGAAGCTGTGCATGATCCAGACGGCGAACGACAGGTTGAACGCCGCGTTCACCAGGATCATCGCCAGCCACGTGTCGGAGATCCCCAGGGTGATGAACTGCCGGAACAGGCCGGAGGTGAGCACGGCCGGCTGCAGCATCTGGGTCACGATGACCAGGAACAGGAACACCAGACGACCGGGGAACCTGAACCGCGCGGTGTAGTAGGCGGCCGGCAACGCGACGAGCAGCACGAGCGCCGTCGCGAACACCGCGATGACGACGGTCGAGATGAGGTTCTGCGGCAATGGAGTCTCGGGCGTCGACCACATGGTGATGTAGTTCTCCCAGTGCCACTCCGTGGGGAAGTAGGTGGGCTCGACACTGCGGATCTCGGACTTCGTCTTGACCGAACCGAAGAACATGATCGTGTACGGCAGCACGAAGATCAGCAGGATGATGAGTCCTGCAGCCATGCGCCACGCCACCCGGGCGAACGAGACCTGGTCGGTGGTGTAGCGCCTCCTGCGCTTGACGGGCGGGGCGATGGTCTCGAAGGCAGGCGCTGTGACGCTCATTCCCCGACCTCCTTCATCGGCTTGACGACCTTCACGTAGACGGCCACGATCACCAGGACGATGAGGAAGGCCACGACGCTGAGAGCACTCGCCACGTCGATCTTGTGCTGGTTCTGGATGTACTTGAAGATGAGCGTCATCACGGTGTCGGCGTCGTACCCGGGGATCGAACCCGTCATGGTCTTCAGGATCGGCAGGGAGTTGAAGACGTTGATGATGTTGATGAGCACGGCGACGGAGATGGCACCCCGCAGCTGCGGCAGCACGATGCTCACGTAGGTGCGTCCCGCCCCGGCGCCGTCCATCTTGGCCGCCTCGAGCGCGTCGGCCGGAACCGTCTGGAGCCCGGCGAGGATCGTGTAGGTGGTGAACGGCAGCGACACGAAGACGGCGACGACGATGGCCCAGATGAACGCGGTCTCTGGATTCTTCGTCCAGCCGTAGCCCTGCGGGGTGTCGATGAGGCCGATGTCGACGAGGAACTTGTTGATCACCCCGAAGTACGGCTCCAGGCCGTAGTAGACGACGAGGGTCGTCATGACCACGGACGCCGCCCACGGGATGATGACGGCCAGGCGCACGAGCTGTCGCCCGGGGAACGCCTTGTTGAGCACCTGGGCGAGGCCGAGGGAGATGACGACGGTGAAGGCCACCACGGTGACCACCCAGATGATGGTGCGGCCCATGATGGGCCAGAAGTCGACGAAGGTGAAGACCTCGACGTAGTTGTCGAAGCCCACCGAGCCCTTGTCGATGCCGCTCAGGGAGATGTCGCGGGTGGAGTTGTAGAACATCACCACCGCGGGGTAGAGCACGATCCCGAAGACGAGCAGCAGCGCCGGACCGATCCAGGGCAGTGCGTGCAGGACGTCCTTGGCGCGGGTGCCCGGAGCGCGGCGGGGCCGCTCGGCGGCGG from Leifsonia sp. Root1293 includes:
- the glyA gene encoding serine hydroxymethyltransferase, with the translated sequence MSDYANSQSILNAPLSEVDPEIAEVLELELGRQRDYLEMIASENFVPVSVLQSQGSVLTNKYAEGYPGRRYYGGCEYVDIAESLAIERAKSLFGAEYANVQPHSGATANAAVLSAIATPGDTILGLELAHGGHLTHGMKLNFSGKLYNAVSYGVDPETFLVDMDVVRDKALEHRPQVIIAGWSAYPRHLDFAAFRAIADEVGAKLWVDMAHFAGLVAAGLHPSPVPFADVVSSTVHKTIGGPRSGFILSRDMELAKKLNSNVFPGQQGGPLMHVIAAKATAFKIAASDDFRDRQARTIRGAQILAERLTADDSRAGGVDVLTGGTDVHLVLADLRNSPLDGQQAEDLLHEVLITVNRNAVPFDPRPPMVTSGLRIGTPALATRGFGDAEFVEVADIIAETLKPGADVAGLRERVTKLTSVFPLYPGLQQ
- a CDS encoding family 20 glycosylhydrolase, with translation MRRRRTVFALVAATVVLAAGAAGTTLAIAALREPEVTLPQIVPQPVSLVARDGEPFELTGGSRIVVDGPGAAAVAEHLATAFRVSTGFELPVVELADETSDAAPAAASDITLAIAAGTAPAGHEQEGYALETDSAGASLRADTAEGLFRGVQTLRQLFPAAIESRKRVDDLGTRWLAASVDITDHPRFAYRGAMLDVARHFFDVADVKRYIDDIALLKTNHLHLHLTDDQGWRIEIDGWPKLTEIGGTSSVNDERGGFYTKAEYAQIVAYASDRFITIVPEIDLPGHTNAALAAYPELTCTGQAPPLYTGIEVGFSSVCINSEETYRFVSDVVRQMAAMTPGPYLHLGGDESLSTPEADFVRFIERVTTDAALTGKTIIGWHEMGAATAMPNGTIGQYWSFTRPQDGAEDETMTFVRGGGRVILSPADVAYLDMVYETGTEFGQAWAQGPTSVRESYGWKPTRIIDGVGEEEILGIEAPIWTETMHRMQDVEYMAFPRLAAIMEIAWSPRAEHDQHDFESFGPRAVAFAERLEAAGIGYHRAPDLPWTDAAQ
- a CDS encoding low temperature requirement protein A — its product is MERVDERAAGPGVLRPEDGEAAHRVAFIEVFFDVVFIFAFTQLSKLFLAEPNPIGLLETVVLTAAIWWIWVDTTWVTNWLNPEKWPVRALLLVLMALGLTLSSSLPHAFDTAVGGAVFAVGIVLIGLVRTTFAIVAFRIHRPDNARNFVRILVWTGAGGLLWLLGGFGPAEVRVWIWVAALALAFLGPLIRYRVPGLGGTPAETWDVSGEHMNERVGLFFIIAIGESIIVTGTVFAGEELSGDSIGGYLAAFIGSVLLWMLFFNHGERGGRERMEEASKTGIVARNAYTIVPVVMVIGVVLTAVADELVILHPHEMEHPSTAWLICGGPAVYVLGNLLFKRAVGMPWLVSHLAAIGALVVLGVIGVGITPVSLSFAVNGVLAVVVLADEWSYRSSLRRAVESAAHR
- a CDS encoding low temperature requirement protein A codes for the protein MPRTRFTSNLLRPTTGDESHRVTFVELFFDLVFVFAITQLSHSLIDEPTLLRFAEVLILVGAVWWAWVDTTWVANWLNPERGAVRAMLIVLMLFGLLMSSAIPEAFTDKGWLFAIAFVAMQLSRTTFAYFSFVEQGRRENALNVVRIITWYVTSGALWITGGFAEPEQRIWIWVIALAIECLGPAARFWVPGMGKSPMETWEVSGEHMAERVGLFFIIALGESIIVTGSVFSAQPVSWEGLAALLAAFVGTVLLWLLYFAHGERSGSAYITGAESSGSIARATYTYIPILMVIGIVLTAVGDDLVLAHPFGHHGETGTGTAAIITGGAAIYLFGTTLFKRSVGGPWLLPHLLGVVALAVLFGFAGLLNPLALTWLVNVVLLTVVVIDEWRYSRMVASEAMQLE
- a CDS encoding carbohydrate ABC transporter permease, which gives rise to MSVTAPAFETIAPPVKRRRRYTTDQVSFARVAWRMAAGLIILLIFVLPYTIMFFGSVKTKSEIRSVEPTYFPTEWHWENYITMWSTPETPLPQNLISTVVIAVFATALVLLVALPAAYYTARFRFPGRLVFLFLVIVTQMLQPAVLTSGLFRQFITLGISDTWLAMILVNAAFNLSFAVWIMHSFFAGVPKEIDEAAQIDGAGRLTVLFRINLPLVWPGIVTAIVFTFVACWNEFAASLVILSTAGNQPLSVALTKFVGQYETSWHYVFGVSVVAIIPVVVLFMLIEKRLVGGLTAGSVK
- a CDS encoding carbohydrate ABC transporter permease, whose product is MTTQIDRPPTSTPPDAAAERPRRAPGTRAKDVLHALPWIGPALLLVFGIVLYPAVVMFYNSTRDISLSGIDKGSVGFDNYVEVFTFVDFWPIMGRTIIWVVTVVAFTVVISLGLAQVLNKAFPGRQLVRLAVIIPWAASVVMTTLVVYYGLEPYFGVINKFLVDIGLIDTPQGYGWTKNPETAFIWAIVVAVFVSLPFTTYTILAGLQTVPADALEAAKMDGAGAGRTYVSIVLPQLRGAISVAVLINIINVFNSLPILKTMTGSIPGYDADTVMTLIFKYIQNQHKIDVASALSVVAFLIVLVIVAVYVKVVKPMKEVGE